In Pseudorasbora parva isolate DD20220531a chromosome 9, ASM2467924v1, whole genome shotgun sequence, the sequence attatatatatattttcatatatatatatatatatatatatatatatatatatatatatatatatatatatatatatatatatatatatatgtataaagggttacttcacactgtaaaaaaaaaaaaaaaaaaaaagtgactgATTACATcgacatttttcagttggccgaatttaaATTATGTGAACCGATACATTTTCAATTTAATTCAGaaaaattcaattcggccaaatgaaaaatgtagatgtgatcagttacttgaaaattttcaattggagaccttaattttttttacagtgatttagcattaagctttgtatcatTAGAAACCGGTAGTATATTCAGATGATGTACCTTTCCCCCATCATATCCCCCTGAAACGAGagaattttgcattttttttctggaaaaaaatcctccagttaaataaatatcgtcattttgcatcaacggattattatttttttgccgGAACCGAAAGACTCCAGGCAGTAGAGGGAGCTagttccgcatgttttcaactcgcacacATAGACGCTCGCACAAAGGGGCGGGATCTCACTCACAGAACGTAAATGCGAACGAGTCAGTCACCGGCCTCGGGCATTCATAACGGAGCGATGCAGAgaaaagtgagtgtttcaactcttcaatgaattcctataaaAGTTTAGCTTTCGTATGCGATctgaaaacgtgccagactggaCACGCTCTGTAAATGACTGCCGTGCTTACCTCAGTTCTGCTcttgtgatgaatgaaatctgattcctgctGCGTGTGTGACTCGTTTGGCTCACTCACATAATGTGACTTAACGTTACCGGTAAATGTGCACCTAAAATgtctctgtttttgttttggtagATAAAAGAGGAGGTAGAGCTCAccattcatatttatgtttcaaTTTAATAACGTTAAGTTACATGTAATAAATTTaaatcttaaagggacagtttactcaaaaaagtgtcattaattactcacctttatctcattccaaacccgtaagatattcgttcatctttggaacacaatgATTATCTTTTAGACAGCCTACACAACTACTActttaaaagggttagttcacccaaaaattaaaattctgtcacaAGGTAACAGTAACATGTCAGCAGGGTCGCAAACGCGGATTGAAAAcagacccggaagagaagacagtgctgagctgaataaagttgtattttttgttatttttgtaccaaaatgtattttttaatcttcaaaaaaattctaactaacccaccatgtcacatggactactttgttttttattacctttctggacatggacagtataccgtatacattttcaatggagggacagaaagctctcgcactaagtataaaatatcttaaactgtgttccgaagatgaacggaggtcttacgggtttggaacgacattagggtgagtcattaatgaaataattacattttttgggcaaaaaatgcaacaatgtctGCTCTTGCATCAACATAATATGCATGCGTCATGGTACTCTCATTAATGTGCATTAGAGATTAATATTTTGCAAATAGtggtaaattatgttttttattatgaaATACTATCTCATGACCAATTCATACATATTTGTAAGAGGTGGCTAATTCTTACAACCTCACTCGTGTGAATTCGTATGACTTGTCTACTGCTGTGATGGTTAGGTTTCAGAGGCGGGGTTAGGGGTTTGTCATGACCAACTCATCAAATACGTATGATTTAGCTAAAAGTGAGGTAGTACAAATTCATACGAATTAGCCACCTTgtaaaatacatacaaattgCTGTGAGATTGTGTTGGCCACTTAGGTCACATGGTTTAGTTTTATGATGCCTTACCTTTCTTGGCTTGAAAGTAGTAGTTGTGTAGGTTGTCAATGTAGGGACACAAAAAAGCTCAAAGgtttcattttttgtttgttcgtgttctgaagatgagtgAAAGTcttaaaggtttggaacaagtaagggtgagtaaatgatgacagaattttggggtaaactatccctttaaatttaaatgttaatattgaaaattatatttagtaATCAGCTCAATGATTCTGGCATCTTGTTGGTTTGACGTTGTTGGTAGAAAGCATAAAAAAATCCAGGCCTCTAGCAAACCTGTTACTTTTATCATGTACAGTTTTATATATCACACAAAACAGCACAGCGTTCTTCTCCATGACCTTCTGGTAGTGGAGTGGTAAAGTCAAAGTGTGTTCTAGTGAATAATAGTCTCTACTGTCTGTGTCACTGCAGGGTGAAACTGAAGTTCCCTCTGTTGCTGTCACCAAGACTCCCAAGGGGGCAGGGCTTGCTAACTTGGAGGTGGAGCCAGATGAGTATGACATCCCTGCTGACCTATCATCTGATGAAGAGTACATGGTGGTAGAGGAGGCGGAGTCATCCCGGGGTGCACGTCTGAAACAGAGCGGGTTAAAAGGCATTGAGAACATCAAAGCTGCGTTCTCCAAAGAGAACATGAGCAAGACCCGCGATAAGACGCGGGATAACCTCAGCAAGACCAAGGAGAGCCTGAGTAAGACGGGCCAGTCGATTGGAACCAAATTCAACAACTTGGGTGAGAAGATAGTGCCCACCGAGCAGCGAGAGAAGATACGTCAGAGCAGCGAGAGGCTGAAGGAAAACATTGCTAAGAAAGCACCCACTAAAGAATCGTTCAGAATCAAACTGAAGAAGGAACGCACTGTCGCTGAGGGCCAGGAGGGTGCAGAGGCGGAGCTAGCTGTGACTCCTCCCAAAGGCAGGAAGTCCAGCCCAGATGTGACATACACAGAGGTGGTTACCGAGAACAAGAGAGAGGGTCCAGTGTCAGAAGAGGGGGCAACTCGTATTCAAGAGGACTGAAAAAAGAAATTCACCACAGAAACGGTGGAGAAATGGATGGGAAAAAACATAAAAGGCAGAGAAAGTATAATTAATGAATAAGAGGGGAATTTTTCATAAAATGTGCTCCAGAATGTGAGAGTGTatatgagtatgtgtgtgttgggtagccAAATTAATTAATAGTCCAAGCACTATTATTGTTTGTGTCATTTCTGTTACCATAAGCCACAtgtgaaatgtattaaaatgtgaAAACATATCCTGTCTAATGTGTCCTTTTACTCTGCGTTTGTGTCTTGATTAGCATGTATAGGGCAGATAACATTCTGTCCTACACTCTGGTAGTTAAGTTGGGGACTGAACCTCAGAAGGCcatgaaaacatttgaatctCCAAACGCTCATGTTCATACACACACCAACATCATAGAGTGACCCATCAGCCAAAAAAAGATCTCTTGGAATTAATCTCAACAGCTGAGCGGTTCTGCCCGGCACATAGCAACCTAACATGAGGCATACAGTAGGAAACAGAACACAATGTGTGTGAAAAAGTACATAATATACACTActtttcaaaagtttagggtcaatGATAAAGAAATTGTATTCATCTTTATTCAACAAAGAGGCATTAAAGACttacataatgttttttttaaaactttttcaaactttgtattcatcaaagaaaccttgaaaaaatgcatcatggtttccataaaaataaTCAGCACAACCATTTCCACGTTaaagaaaatagaaatatttttttgagcagtaaatcagcatattaagatgatttctgaaagatcatgatACATTAATGTCTACATAATGGCTtgtgaaaattcagctttgcatcaggaataaattacattgttatTTGAAATGGCAACAATacttcacaatattactattttttatagtattttacattaaataaatacagccttggtgaacattatatacttttttcaaaaacattatgcCTAAACATTTTTCATATAGTCTatatcattcaaaagttttagctcattaagtttttttaaaatgtttttaaaagaagtcacttatactcaccaaggctgcatccaaaatgcaacaaaaacagtaatattgtgaagtaGTTATTACAGTTATAGTTTATGTTATACTATATTATagttatatagttttttttatttaaatattattttaaaatgtaatttattcctgtgttggaaaagctgaatttgtGTAACAGTATAGGCCTACTCTACCGTTCAaaaatttggggtcagtaagaaatgtttatttttaaagaaaataatcaTGAAGGAAGCATtatattgatcaaaagtgattgacatctataatgttacaaaagctttctttttcagataaatgctgttctcttgagttttctattcatcaaagaatcttggggaaaaaaatgaaacaactgttttcaacattgataataataaatgtttcttgagcagcaactatatataaaaagttattttaaattgttaaaaatatttccgaatattttcttaatttggatcaaataaatgccgccttggtgagcagaagggacttttttgacattaaaaaatcttaccaatcTAAAACTTTTGAACGATAGTTAGGTTAAAATAAGTAGAAATTAAACTAAATAGATTAATCATGCACATTGTGGAATGTAGATAAAACCACAAACATGGCCACAGGCCGTTTCTTCTCCTCCAGCTGGTGGTGGCAGCAC encodes:
- the cavin4a gene encoding caveolae-associated protein 4a, which codes for MEKRGDVILGVEDESGQPVSALSILSLLERVSTIIDGVQASQQRMEERQQQLESSVSAVQSELIKLAHDHGATATTVDKLLQKARRVSTHVKEVRSRVEKQNVRVKKVETTQDELLTRNKFRVVIYQGETEVPSVAVTKTPKGAGLANLEVEPDEYDIPADLSSDEEYMVVEEAESSRGARLKQSGLKGIENIKAAFSKENMSKTRDKTRDNLSKTKESLSKTGQSIGTKFNNLGEKIVPTEQREKIRQSSERLKENIAKKAPTKESFRIKLKKERTVAEGQEGAEAELAVTPPKGRKSSPDVTYTEVVTENKREGPVSEEGATRIQED